A region from the Spirochaetae bacterium HGW-Spirochaetae-1 genome encodes:
- a CDS encoding acyltransferase → MLKHFFNRVFACIIITILFINTLACAAQLFPLAIIKFLIPFKWWRKILNKILIRVANNWVLINSLFIHYCFNIKWNITGLEKLKKKDWYLVISNHQSWVDIIIIQKILYGRIPYIKFFLKKELIWVPIMGPAWWALDFPFMKRYTKEQVARNPKLKGKDIEITRKACEKFKTEPVAIMTFPEGTRFTPEKHDMQNSPYEHLLKAKAGGVSFTISSMGEHLHKLLNITIIYPEGPKSLWDFLCRKIRSVDIVVETVDIPEHFVKANIEDPAFQKEFTGWLNEIWSKKDQLIHRITEEKKSRSGPSIKF, encoded by the coding sequence ATGCTTAAACATTTTTTTAACCGTGTATTCGCGTGTATAATAATCACCATACTTTTTATAAATACTCTTGCCTGCGCAGCACAGCTCTTCCCGCTTGCCATTATCAAATTTTTAATTCCATTCAAATGGTGGCGGAAAATTCTCAATAAAATACTGATAAGAGTGGCGAACAACTGGGTTCTAATAAATTCGTTGTTTATTCACTACTGCTTCAATATTAAGTGGAACATAACAGGTCTTGAGAAACTTAAAAAAAAGGACTGGTATCTGGTTATATCCAATCACCAGTCATGGGTTGATATAATCATAATACAGAAAATACTTTATGGCAGGATACCATACATAAAGTTCTTCCTTAAGAAAGAACTGATCTGGGTGCCGATTATGGGGCCAGCCTGGTGGGCCCTTGACTTTCCCTTTATGAAACGATACACAAAGGAGCAAGTGGCAAGAAACCCTAAACTGAAAGGGAAAGACATTGAGATCACACGCAAGGCCTGCGAAAAATTCAAGACCGAGCCTGTGGCAATCATGACATTCCCAGAAGGGACCCGTTTCACACCGGAAAAGCACGATATGCAGAACTCGCCATACGAACATCTGCTCAAGGCAAAGGCTGGCGGTGTCTCTTTCACCATTTCATCAATGGGGGAGCACCTGCACAAGCTGCTCAATATAACTATAATATATCCCGAGGGACCCAAAAGCCTGTGGGATTTCCTCTGCAGAAAAATAAGGAGTGTTGATATCGTCGTGGAAACAGTAGATATCCCCGAACATTTTGTAAAGGCGAATATTGAAGATCCTGCCTTCCAGAAAGAATTCACCGGGTGGCTGAACGAGATATGGAGTAAAAAAGACCAGTTGATTCACAGGATCACCGAAGAGAAAAAGAGCCGTTCAGGACCATCAATCAAGTTTTAA
- a CDS encoding bifunctional methylenetetrahydrofolate dehydrogenase/methenyltetrahydrofolate cyclohydrolase FolD, whose amino-acid sequence MALIIDGKKVSEEIRNEVKEDVLDLKKNRNLVPGLAVVLVGDDPASAIYVRNKKKGCEELGIRSYEYTLSSDTSEEKLLALVDDLNRNGDVNGILVQLPLPKHINEEKVINRIDPMKDVDGFHPVNVGKIVIGDDDCFCPCTPFGIQELIARTDPNIKGKHLVVVGRSNIVGKPIANMMVQKNDRANCIVTVCHTAAQDIGYYTKQADILVVAAGRPNTVTADMVKDGVMVIDVGTNRIPHPDDSSKTKLVGDVDFEGVSKKASAITPVPGGVGPMTITMLLKNTVKACRLQNGIK is encoded by the coding sequence ATGGCGTTAATTATTGATGGGAAAAAGGTGTCGGAAGAAATCAGGAATGAGGTTAAGGAAGATGTTCTTGATCTGAAAAAAAACAGGAATCTGGTTCCGGGACTGGCAGTTGTGCTGGTAGGGGATGACCCTGCATCGGCAATTTATGTCAGAAACAAAAAAAAAGGCTGTGAGGAGTTGGGTATCAGGTCGTATGAATATACTCTTTCCAGTGATACCAGTGAAGAAAAGCTCTTGGCCCTGGTAGATGATCTGAACAGGAACGGCGACGTTAATGGAATCCTGGTGCAGCTGCCCCTTCCAAAACATATAAACGAAGAAAAGGTCATCAACAGGATAGATCCCATGAAGGATGTGGACGGTTTCCATCCCGTCAATGTGGGGAAGATCGTGATAGGTGATGACGATTGTTTCTGTCCCTGTACTCCTTTCGGTATTCAGGAACTCATCGCGCGGACTGACCCGAACATAAAGGGAAAACACCTGGTGGTTGTTGGAAGAAGCAATATCGTTGGGAAGCCCATTGCAAATATGATGGTGCAGAAAAATGATCGTGCAAACTGCATTGTGACCGTATGTCATACCGCGGCACAAGATATCGGCTATTATACGAAACAGGCCGACATCCTGGTGGTGGCTGCCGGCAGACCCAATACCGTGACCGCCGATATGGTAAAGGATGGTGTCATGGTAATTGATGTGGGAACAAATAGAATTCCTCATCCCGATGACAGCAGTAAAACAAAACTGGTGGGTGATGTGGATTTCGAAGGGGTTTCAAAAAAGGCTTCAGCCATAACGCCCGTGCCGGGCGGGGTAGGGCCCATGACCATCACCATGCTCCTGAAAAATACGGTGAAGGCCTGCAGGCTCCAGAATGGAATAAAGTAA
- a CDS encoding dihydroxy-acid dehydratase — protein MAIPLRSRISTQGRKMAGARSLWRANGMKEDQIGQPIIAVVNSFTQFVPGHVHLHEIGQHVKSIIEKQGCFAAEFNTIAIDDGIAMGHNGMLYSLPSRDLIADSVEYMCNAHTVDAMICISNCDKITPGMLMAAMRLNIPAIFVSGGPMEAGIFKEKKRDLIDAIVQSADTSVSDEDIAGLERSACPTCGSCSGMFTANSMNCLTEALGMALPGNGTVVATHKTRKLLFEEAARHIVEMTKQYYDRGDDSVLPRSIATRQAFLNAMSLDIAMGGSTNTVLHLLAIADAGEVAFSMKDIDTLSRKIPNLCKVAPSSHYHVEDVNRAGGIMSIMGELDRQGLIDKSVKRVDSPNLGATLDRYDIMRSTVTNEAVSIFKSGPAHAGRNLVMGSQETMYGELDRDRSAGCIRDREHCYSPDGGLAVLFGNLAQNGSIVKTAGVDPSIYKFSGPARVFFSQEAAVDAIIAGEIKAGDVMVIRYEGPKGGPGMQEMLYPTSYINSMGLGKSCALITDGRFSGGTAGLSIGHVSPEAASGGNIGLVENGDLIDIDIPARSLNVRVSDSDLEKRRQKELARGEKAFAPTGRDRKVSRALQAYSLLVSSADRGAVRIIPDSCEE, from the coding sequence ATGGCAATACCACTGAGAAGCCGGATAAGCACCCAGGGAAGAAAAATGGCCGGCGCCCGAAGCCTGTGGAGGGCCAATGGCATGAAAGAAGACCAGATAGGACAGCCCATAATTGCCGTCGTCAATTCATTCACGCAATTCGTACCGGGCCATGTTCACCTCCATGAAATCGGGCAGCATGTTAAATCTATCATTGAAAAACAGGGATGCTTCGCGGCCGAATTCAATACCATCGCCATTGACGATGGTATTGCCATGGGCCACAATGGGATGCTCTATTCCCTCCCTTCCAGGGATCTCATAGCCGACAGCGTTGAGTACATGTGCAATGCCCATACCGTTGATGCCATGATCTGCATCAGCAATTGCGACAAAATCACCCCCGGCATGCTCATGGCCGCCATGCGCCTCAATATTCCAGCCATATTTGTGTCCGGCGGTCCCATGGAAGCCGGAATTTTCAAGGAAAAGAAAAGAGATCTCATCGATGCAATTGTACAGAGCGCCGACACCTCGGTATCTGACGAGGATATTGCCGGGCTGGAACGCTCTGCCTGCCCCACCTGCGGTTCCTGTTCCGGCATGTTTACGGCCAATTCCATGAACTGCCTCACCGAGGCCCTGGGCATGGCCCTTCCCGGCAACGGCACCGTGGTAGCCACGCATAAAACCAGGAAGTTGCTGTTCGAGGAAGCTGCCCGCCACATTGTAGAAATGACAAAGCAGTATTACGACAGGGGCGATGATTCCGTTCTGCCCCGGTCCATCGCCACTCGGCAGGCATTCCTCAATGCAATGTCCCTTGATATAGCCATGGGCGGATCAACCAATACGGTTCTCCATCTGCTCGCCATTGCCGATGCCGGAGAGGTCGCCTTCAGCATGAAGGATATCGATACCCTCTCCCGCAAAATTCCCAACCTGTGCAAGGTGGCCCCCAGCTCCCATTATCACGTCGAAGATGTCAACCGTGCAGGAGGCATCATGTCCATCATGGGCGAGCTGGACCGCCAGGGCCTCATTGATAAATCAGTAAAAAGAGTGGATTCACCGAACCTTGGCGCGACCCTGGACCGGTACGATATAATGAGAAGCACCGTCACCAATGAGGCTGTCAGCATCTTCAAAAGCGGACCGGCACACGCCGGGCGCAACCTTGTCATGGGGTCCCAGGAAACCATGTACGGTGAACTTGACAGAGACCGTTCAGCCGGCTGCATACGCGACCGTGAACACTGCTACAGTCCCGATGGCGGTCTCGCCGTGCTCTTCGGCAATCTGGCCCAGAACGGCTCTATTGTCAAAACGGCCGGGGTTGACCCATCCATTTATAAATTCAGCGGTCCTGCACGCGTTTTCTTCTCCCAGGAGGCAGCCGTTGATGCAATCATCGCCGGAGAAATCAAGGCGGGGGATGTGATGGTTATTCGATATGAAGGTCCCAAAGGCGGTCCCGGCATGCAGGAGATGCTTTATCCCACTTCGTACATCAACTCCATGGGTCTGGGAAAATCCTGCGCTCTCATAACCGACGGTCGTTTCTCGGGCGGTACGGCAGGTCTGTCCATCGGCCATGTTTCGCCCGAGGCTGCATCGGGAGGAAATATCGGCCTTGTTGAAAATGGCGATTTGATAGATATCGATATACCGGCCCGATCATTGAATGTGCGCGTCAGTGATTCCGATCTTGAAAAACGGCGGCAGAAGGAACTGGCCAGAGGGGAAAAGGCCTTTGCTCCCACAGGAAGGGACAGAAAGGTGTCCAGGGCCTTACAGGCCTATTCGCTGCTGGTATCTTCGGCTGACCGTGGAGCGGTACGTATCATACCCGATTCCTGCGAAGAATAG